From one Humulus lupulus chromosome 8, drHumLupu1.1, whole genome shotgun sequence genomic stretch:
- the LOC133793891 gene encoding uncharacterized protein LOC133793891, with protein sequence MSTYPFFVVYVGRRPGVYTTWGVTHAQIFDFPGGRFEGFNSLTEALEAFRQFRRDNGGHPNIGSEEFEIDLESGIRSRVVGRTIDEEDVANAYRMGMLMGVLRAESHRYDRLRERFRAELAASDSPGPSNTGNDVGEGSSHRTGVTSPSGGEEQIGEGERKDPSDNGGDD encoded by the coding sequence ATGTCTACGTACCCCTTTTTCGTTGTGTACGTGGGGAGGCGCCCTGGAGTGTATACAACATGGGGAGTTACCCATGCTCAAATTTTCGACTTCCCCGGTGGCCGATTCGAAGGGTTTAACAGTTTGACGGAGGCATTGGAGGCTTTTCGCCAGTTTAGAAGAGATAACGGAGGCCACCCCAACATTGGCAGTGAGGAGTTTGAGATCGATCTAGAAAGTGGCATTCGATCTAGAGTTGTAGGAAGAACCATTGATGAGGAGGATGTGGCCAATGCATACCGAATGGGGATGCTAATGGGAGTGCTCCGTGCGGAGTCCCATCGTTATGATCGCCTCCGGGAAAGGTTTAGGGCAGAGCTCGCTGCATCCGACAGTCCGGGACCATCAAACACAGGCAACGATGTCGGGGAAGGCAGTTCTCATCGAACTGGAGTGACATCACCCAGTGGGGGAGAGGAGCAAATAGGGGAAGGGGAGAGAAAGGACCCTAGTGACAATGGTGGAGATGATTAG